AGCTCCGCTGGCTGAGTCTGCGCTGCCGGGTGCTGGTCGACGCGGCCGGCGCCCCGGAGCGCATGCTGGGTGTGGTCGCCGACGCCTCCTATCTGCGCCCCAGCGCGGACGAGGTCTCCATCGTGCAGCGGCTGTCCGCCGCGCTGGCCGGCGCCACGACCATCCGCGACGTCAGCCGGGTGGTGGTCGCGACCCTGCGGACGCCGCTGGGGGCCGACCGGGTGGCGGTGGCCGAGCTGGAGGCGGACCGTTTTGTGGTGTCCGTCCTCGATCCGCCGGAGCCCGACGCCTGGCCCGCGGTGTGGCGGTCGGAGTGGAGATCCGAGTGGCCCGATGCGTCGTGCCACTCGATGCCCTCGCTGGAGAGCGTGATCCGGGGCGGCCATGTGGCCCTGTGGCCTCCGGGGGCCGCTCTCGAACCCGACCTGGCAGGCATCGGGCCCGGCGGTCTCGCCGTCCTGCCGCTGCCGGCCGGCGGCCGGATCGTCGGGGTGTGCCTGGTCGGCTGGGAGGAGGAGCACCCGTTCGGGCCGGAGGAACGGTCCCTGCTGACCGCGACCGCGGGTCTGGTGGGACAGGCCCTCGTCCGCGCCCATGCGCTGGACGCCGGGCATGAGCTGGCCACGATGCTCCAGCGCAGTCTGCTGCCCCGCAAACTGCCGTCGCTGCCCGGCGGGGTGGCCGTCGCCCGCTATCTGCCCGCCACGATGGGCCTCGAAGTGGGCGGCGACTGGTACGACGTCATCCCACTGTCCGACGGCCGGATCGCGCTCGTCATCGGTGATGTGGAGGGCCACAGCGCCGGCGCCGCCACGATCATGGGCCAGATGCGCACCGCTATACGGGCCTACGCGGTCGAGGGGCACCCGCCCGATGTGGTGGTCTCCCACGCCAACCGGCTGCTCCTCGGCATGGAGACCGACCTCTTCGCGACCTGCTGTTACGTGGACCTGGACATGGAGGAGGGGATCGCCTGGTTCGTCCGGGCCGGGCATCTGCCGCCGTTGCTGCGGTACCCCGACGGCAGCACCGAGGAGTTGTCGGTCGAGGGCGGTCCCCCGCTGGGGGTGGCCGCCGAGGGGGAGTTCCCGCTGACCGAGGTGGGCCTGGCCCCCGGCACCGTGCTCGTCCTGCTCACCGACGGCCTGGCCGAATCGGCCACGCTCCACCTGGACGACGGCATCCGCCGGGTGCGCGAGCTGCTTGCCACGGCCGACCCGGCCGATGCCGGGGAACTCGCCGACCGGCTGCTCGGCGAGGCGAAGCGGCGCGACGACGATGTGGCGGTGCTGGTGCTGCGCTACGACGGGATGCGCGTCCGCCCGACCCGGGTGCACTGGACGGTGTGGCGGCTCCCCGACGCGGTCATGCACGCTCGCCGCTTCGCCGCCCGCACCCTGCGCTCCTGGGAGGTGAGCGAGGAGCTGGACGTGGCCCTGCTGGTGGTGTCGGAGCTGGTCACCAACGCCATTGCCCATACGCAGGGGGAGGTGCGGCTGGATCTGACCCTGGCCGGGGACCGGCTGCGGGTCGCGGTGAACGATGCGTCGCCCCGCGCGCCCGTCAAGCCGGCGAGCGTGGACTGGGAGTCGACCGGCGGCCGCGGGCTGCTGCTGGTCGAGGCGATGTCGGCGTCCTGGGGCTCGGTGCCGCTGAGCGGCGGCAAGCAGGTGTGGAGCGAGATCACCCTGCAGCCGGGCGAACAGCTCGACACCGAGGGGGCGCCGGCCGGCGCGGACGGCCGGCGGGAGGGGAAGGAGGTTCCCTGAAGTGCGTGCTCGTCTGCGGGGAGTTGCCGCCGTCCTGGCCGGGCTGTGCCTGCTGGCCGGTCCTGCCGCCTGCGGCAAGGCCGGCGGCGTGCACGAGCCCGGCGGGCCCGCCTCCGGCGGCGCCCTGAAGATCGGTGTGCTGCTGCCGGACAACACCTCGCGCCTCTACCACTTCGACAAGCCGCTGATCGAGAAGAAGATCCATCAGCTCTGCCCCGAATGCACGGTGGAGGTCGTCAGCGCGGAGCACGATGTGGCCACCCAGCAGCAGCAGATGGACGCGATGATCACCAAGCGCGTCCGGGTGCTGATCCTGGACGCCGTCGACTCCAAGTCGCTGCGCTCGCCGGTCGAGAGCGCGCGGGCGGCGGGGATCCCGGTGGTCGCCTACGACCGCCTCGTGGAGGGGCCGGTCTCGGCGTATGTCTCCTTCAACGGCAAGAGGGTCGGGGAACTGCAGGGCGAGGCGCTTCTGCAGGCACTCGGCGACAAGGCGCGCGGCGCCCAGATCGTCATGATGAACGGCGATTCGACGGACCCCAACTCCGCCTGGTTCCAGCAGGGCGCGCTCGACGTGCTCCGGGGCAAGGTGAAGATCGGGAAGAGCTACGAGACCGCCGGGTGGCGGCCGGAGAACGCCAACAGCAATATGTCCGCCGCCATCTCGGCCCTCGGCGCCGGGCACATCGACGGTGTCTACTCCGCCAATGACGGGCTGGCGGCCGGCATCATCTCCGCCCTGAAGGCCGCGAAGATCTCTCCGTTGCCGCCCGTCACCGGCCAGGACGCCGAACTCGCCGCCATCCAGCGCATCGTCACCGGCGATCAGTACATGACCGTCTACAAACCCTTCACGCCCGAGGCCGGCACCGCCGCCGCCATGGCCGTCGCCCTGGGCCGCGGCAAGAAGCTCGACGACATCACGACGCACACGGTCAACAGCCCCACCACCCGGGGCATTCCGGCGGTGCTGCTCACTCCGGTCTCCGTGACCGTGCACCGCATCAAGGACACCGTGGTCAAGGACCACATGTACACGATCGAGCAGATCTGCACCCCCAAGTTCGCATCCGCCTGCCAGAAGGCGGGACTGACCAGGTAAGGCAGGTGTCCCCATGGAGCCCGGCCCGGCCCTCCGGCGACCGACACCGGCGCCGCCCCTGCTGGCGCTGCGCGGTATCTCCAAGCGGTACGGCGCCGTGCAGGCCCTGGCGGATGTCGAACTGGAGGTCCGCGCCGGCCAGGTCGTGGCGCTCGTAGGCGACAACGGCGCCGGCAAGTCCACGCTGATCAGGGTGGTCGCCGGGGTCGACGCCGCCGATGCGGGCGTGATCGAGTGGGACGGCCGTCCCGTCCAGATCACCCGGCCCCACGAGGCCCAGGACCTGGGCATCGCCACCGTCTACCAGGACCTCGCGCTGTGCGACAACCTCGATGTGGTCGGCAATCTCTTCCTGGGCCGCGAGATCCACCGGGCCGGGGTACTGGACGAGGTGGAGATGGAGCGCCTCACCCTGGACCTGCTCGACATGCTGGCCATCCGGATGCCCGACGTCCGCCTCCCGGTCGCCTCGCTCTCCGGCGGCCAGCGCCAGACCGTCGC
This portion of the Streptomyces sp. 2114.4 genome encodes:
- a CDS encoding SpoIIE family protein phosphatase — protein: MVGGTGAPYGLPASFPLSGNSPVAAAFRTGLPLWLSPAELAHGVTAPPGSPGAQPWDGAAALPSDVSLGVLPLGGDAKRLGCLVVMDKAPDAFDADRRHLLELHADQVSAGLEAVAARVMARTERRSLLGPGLDTLRGGAFTLVLSTGRIDADGQVLELFGIAPERFDRRVETLLECTAPDDIPALMSMVEPGGLPSPAQQLSIRIRRPNGELRWLSLRCRVLVDAAGAPERMLGVVADASYLRPSADEVSIVQRLSAALAGATTIRDVSRVVVATLRTPLGADRVAVAELEADRFVVSVLDPPEPDAWPAVWRSEWRSEWPDASCHSMPSLESVIRGGHVALWPPGAALEPDLAGIGPGGLAVLPLPAGGRIVGVCLVGWEEEHPFGPEERSLLTATAGLVGQALVRAHALDAGHELATMLQRSLLPRKLPSLPGGVAVARYLPATMGLEVGGDWYDVIPLSDGRIALVIGDVEGHSAGAATIMGQMRTAIRAYAVEGHPPDVVVSHANRLLLGMETDLFATCCYVDLDMEEGIAWFVRAGHLPPLLRYPDGSTEELSVEGGPPLGVAAEGEFPLTEVGLAPGTVLVLLTDGLAESATLHLDDGIRRVRELLATADPADAGELADRLLGEAKRRDDDVAVLVLRYDGMRVRPTRVHWTVWRLPDAVMHARRFAARTLRSWEVSEELDVALLVVSELVTNAIAHTQGEVRLDLTLAGDRLRVAVNDASPRAPVKPASVDWESTGGRGLLLVEAMSASWGSVPLSGGKQVWSEITLQPGEQLDTEGAPAGADGRREGKEVP
- a CDS encoding substrate-binding domain-containing protein; this translates as MRARLRGVAAVLAGLCLLAGPAACGKAGGVHEPGGPASGGALKIGVLLPDNTSRLYHFDKPLIEKKIHQLCPECTVEVVSAEHDVATQQQQMDAMITKRVRVLILDAVDSKSLRSPVESARAAGIPVVAYDRLVEGPVSAYVSFNGKRVGELQGEALLQALGDKARGAQIVMMNGDSTDPNSAWFQQGALDVLRGKVKIGKSYETAGWRPENANSNMSAAISALGAGHIDGVYSANDGLAAGIISALKAAKISPLPPVTGQDAELAAIQRIVTGDQYMTVYKPFTPEAGTAAAMAVALGRGKKLDDITTHTVNSPTTRGIPAVLLTPVSVTVHRIKDTVVKDHMYTIEQICTPKFASACQKAGLTR
- a CDS encoding ATP-binding cassette domain-containing protein, whose amino-acid sequence is MEPGPALRRPTPAPPLLALRGISKRYGAVQALADVELEVRAGQVVALVGDNGAGKSTLIRVVAGVDAADAGVIEWDGRPVQITRPHEAQDLGIATVYQDLALCDNLDVVGNLFLGREIHRAGVLDEVEMERLTLDLLDMLAIRMPDVRLPVASLSGGQRQTVAISRSLLGEPRLVLLDEPTAALGIEQTAQVLDLVDQLRERGLGVLLISHNMGDIKAVADWVAVLRLGRNNGFFDVTTTSHEQIISSITGATDNAVTRRRTPGWEVQP